The following is a genomic window from Flavobacterium crassostreae.
CGGTGTCATAAACCATTTGTTCGTTGCTCGGAAATGGGAGCGGCCCTCTGTTAAAAAAAGAATAATAATCTTGTTCTACGGCGATTTTGTCTCCTTTGAAATTGGCGTAGGTGTTTTGGAATATAAATTCACTTTGGATAGGGAAGGTTTGTAGTAATTGGTTGTTTTGTAGGTTGGTATAGTCTATTTTGGCGGCTATTTGGCAGGCTTTGAATTGATTAAATTCGTAAATACGGGCTTTTACGGTTTTGAAATTATCTACTTTGATGCTGTTTCCGAGGCTGTCTTTTACTACTTTTCCGTTGGTGTCTAGTAGGGTTTTTACACCATCTTTGACTTGTTTTTCTTTATAAAAAACTTTTTCTTTGACTTGTTCTGGACTGATGTTTATGGTTCGGAAGTTAAGGATTAAGCCATAGTCATAGTGTATGCCTTTTTGGGGTCTGCTGTGGTAAACGGTCCATTTATCATTCATGCCATAGGTGTTAAAATCCAGTAGTTCGTTTTGTAAACGTGTAGGAATAATCATGTCTGTTTCGTTTTTTAATGCTACTTCTACAAAATCGGTGCCTTTAAAATGGGCTTCTTCTATTAATTTAAGTACATCTTTGTAGCTGGGATTGATTTGATTGAGGTAGTTTAAATCCTCATAGGCTCTGCGGATCATAGGCTTGTTGTTAGTAACTAATAATGCCTTGGAGTTGTCGTAGAGGTATTTGGATAGGGTGTTGCGGCTGGCAATTATTTGGTTGGTGTAGTCCTCAAAGGGAAAATAGGCATTTCTTCCTTTTTTTAATAATGGCAACGGGAGTATGGGGCGGATTTTGTTTTGGCGGCTGTTTAAGTTCAGGTAGCTGGTGTAAATGCGCTCATAATTACGAGGGTTTCCTTCTTGGGTCATAAAATTAATATCTCGTAGGTCGCGTTCTTTGGCTTTGGCAAATGCTTCTTCTAATAAATAAACATAATCTTGTTTTCCTTTTGCGTTTTTATTGGACCGCAATCCTTCTACAGCGCGATCTATTGCGGCATCATAGTCTCCTTCGCTTAATAGATTTTGGGTTTTTTTGACGCCACAAGTTACAATCGACAAGGCCAATAATAGAAGGAGTACTGCTTTTTTCATGAGATTACTTTTTATGCAAATATATTTTATATAATGCATGTTTTGCAAAATTGATGCCATAAAATATTCGGTTGCTATTTTTAGGTTATATTTGAGGTAACTAAAACAAAAGCAGATGGCCTTAGAGAATCCAACGGAATTAGAGCAGTATTTTGAGCAATTTCGCAGTCCAATTATTGGTATTGATCAGGAGTTTCTTTCTCCTTATGGTGTGCAAAAAATAATTTATACGGATTGGACTGCAAGTGGACGTTTGTACCGCCCGATTGAAGAAAAATTAATGAATCAATTGGGGCCTTTTGTAGCCAATACGCATACCGAAACTACTGTTTCGGGCACGGTTATGACCAAAGCATACCATCAGGCTAGAGACCATATCAAAAAACACGTGCATGCTAATGCGCAGGATGTTTTGCTTACTGATGGAACCGGAATGACAGGTGTGGTGAATAAATTTCAGCGTATTTTAGGGCTAAAAGTGCCTGAGAATTTGAAGGATTTTATTACAATTCCGGACCAAAAACGGCCTGTTGTTTTTGTCTCTCACATGGAACACCACTCGAACCAAACTACTTGGCTTGAGACCATTGCAGATGTGGTGGTGATTCCTTCGGATCAGGAGGGATTGTTTTGTACTAAAAATCTTGAAAATTTGTTGGATCAGTACCAAGATAGAAATTTTAAAATTGCCTCCATCACTGCGGGGTCTAATGTTACCGGAATTAGAACGCCATATCACGAGGTGGCCAAAATAATGCACCAACACAGTGGGTTGTGTTTTGTAGATTTTGCTTGCTCGGCGCCGTATGTTTCTATAGACATGCATCCCGAAGATCCGCTATGTGCTCTGGATGCTATTTTCTTTTCTCCACATAAATTTTTGGGAGGCCCAGGAACGCCTGGAGTTTTGGTTTTTAATAAAAAATTGTATCAAAACATGGTGCCAGATAATCCAGGTGGCGGAACGGTTTCTTGGACAAATCCTTGGGGAAAACATAAATTTATTGATGATATTGAAGATAGAGAAGATGGAGGGACTCCTGGGTTTTTGCAGGTAATTAAAACGGCCTTGGCTATTGCGCTCAAAGAGCAAATGGGAGTAGAGAATATACTCGCTAGAGAGCACGAATTAATAACCTAT
Proteins encoded in this region:
- a CDS encoding aminotransferase class V-fold PLP-dependent enzyme codes for the protein MALENPTELEQYFEQFRSPIIGIDQEFLSPYGVQKIIYTDWTASGRLYRPIEEKLMNQLGPFVANTHTETTVSGTVMTKAYHQARDHIKKHVHANAQDVLLTDGTGMTGVVNKFQRILGLKVPENLKDFITIPDQKRPVVFVSHMEHHSNQTTWLETIADVVVIPSDQEGLFCTKNLENLLDQYQDRNFKIASITAGSNVTGIRTPYHEVAKIMHQHSGLCFVDFACSAPYVSIDMHPEDPLCALDAIFFSPHKFLGGPGTPGVLVFNKKLYQNMVPDNPGGGTVSWTNPWGKHKFIDDIEDREDGGTPGFLQVIKTALAIALKEQMGVENILAREHELITYVFEELGKVSTIKILAGQHQDRLGVISFYIEELHFNLGVKLLNDKFGIQTRGGCSCAGTYGHFLLHVDQETSDTLIDQISLGDLIRKPGWIRMSIHPTTTNAEIKLVCDAIKSLAQNHFSWALEYQYNKLTNEYVHQNSGTPEADLVAQWFDV